In Gimesia chilikensis, the DNA window TATCGCCCTGGTAACAGGCGGCTCACGGGGAATCGGGCGGGCCTGCTGCCTGCGTCTGGCGGAAGAAGGGGCCCGCGTTGCCATTAACTATCGCCAGGGAAAGGAAGATGCAGAAGAGACGCTGCAGCAGATTCGGACCGTTGGAGGGACTGGCATGCTCGTTCAGGCCGACGTCTCTTCGAGCGAACAGGTCGACCGGATGGTCAGCGAGATCGAAGCGGAATGGGGGCAGGTGGAACTGCTGGTCAATAACTCCGGCATCTTCAGTTACGAGCCGCATACCGAGTTAACCGAAGAGGCATGGCGGCAGATGCTGGAAGTGAACCTGACAGGGACTTTCCTGGTCACCTGGCGTGTCAGGGAGGGCATGCTGCACCAAAAATTCGGACGGATCGTCAACATGAGTTCCCTCTCCGGACTGATGCCCCGCCCCATGTCGATCGCGTATGCAGTCAGTAAAGCAGGCGTCGTCTCCTTCACCCAGAGCACCGCCGTCGCCTGGGCAGGCGATAACATTCGCGTCAATGCCATCGCCCCAGGACTGATTGACACTGAAATCCTCTCTGGTGTCAATCAGGATGATCTCGAAAAAATCATTCAGGCCACCCCTATCCCACGCATGGGTAAGGCCTCGGAGGTCGCCTCAATGGTCTCTTTTCTGCTCTCTGAAGAAAGCAGCTTTACC includes these proteins:
- a CDS encoding SDR family NAD(P)-dependent oxidoreductase — translated: MSASTTHPQRFENRIALVTGGSRGIGRACCLRLAEEGARVAINYRQGKEDAEETLQQIRTVGGTGMLVQADVSSSEQVDRMVSEIEAEWGQVELLVNNSGIFSYEPHTELTEEAWRQMLEVNLTGTFLVTWRVREGMLHQKFGRIVNMSSLSGLMPRPMSIAYAVSKAGVVSFTQSTAVAWAGDNIRVNAIAPGLIDTEILSGVNQDDLEKIIQATPIPRMGKASEVASMVSFLLSEESSFTTGQTVVISGGRCMLP